CCGAAAATGAGTAGGCGTTGTATCTGACTAGAAAGGTTGACTATTGAATGCGGTAATGTACCTACGAACTGGTTGTCTCCCAAATGGAGCATTTTTAGACTGCTGCAGTTGGTAAGTGAATTTACAAAGTCAAGGTCGTCATGCTTACCATACCCAAGGTGGTTACGATTAACATTGAGCCACAACAAATTCCGCAAGTTACCAAAACCCTTAGGTATATTTCCAGTGAGATTGTTTTCAGGGAAATCAAGCTGTAGCAACTTTGAAGCATTGGCCAAAGAGGATGGTATGGAGCCAATGAATTGACAGTTGCCCAAGTAAAGCTTTTGGAGATTAGGGAAGTAGTCGCCTAAATCAGATCTGAGATTACCAGAAAAGTTGTTGAAGGAAAGTGCAATTAATTCCAGGGATGACAAATTGTACAGCGAAGGAGGGAACTCCCCGGATAAGCTGTTTACTGACAATCCAAGCAGTCTCAACTTGGTCAATTGAGCCAAAGAAGCTGGCACTTCTCCCTCTAGATTGTTGTATGATAAATACAACTCTTCTAAAGATGTAAGATTTCCAAGAGAACCTGGAAAGACTCCTGTCAGGTTGTTATTTCTGAAATTCAATTTCTGTAACTTCGTTAACGATCCAACTTGGTAAGGAATCTGTCCCACAAGATTGTTGTGGTCCAGGACAAGGCTCTCGAGGTTAACACAATGTGATAGATTAACTGGAATTCCCCCCGTTAGAAAGTTAAAACTCAAATTCAGGTATTGGAGCCTTGTCAGCGTGCTGAGTTGTGGAGGAATTTCATCATGGAAGGAATTTTCTGCTAGGTCAA
The DNA window shown above is from Capsicum annuum cultivar UCD-10X-F1 unplaced genomic scaffold, UCD10Xv1.1 ctg56908, whole genome shotgun sequence and carries:
- the LOC124893286 gene encoding putative receptor-like protein kinase At3g47110, with protein sequence WTGIKCGPSEERVIGLNLKGLSLAGIISGHLGNLSLLNSLDLAENSFHDEIPPQLSTLTRLQYLNLSFNFLTGGIPVNLSHCVNLESLVLDHNNLVGQIPYQVGSLTKLQKLNFRNNNLTGVFPGSLGNLTSLEELYLSYNNLEGEVPASLAQLTKLRLLGLSVNSLSGEFPPSLYNLSSLELIALSFNNFSGNLRSDLGDYFPNLQKLYLGNCQFIGSIPSSLANASKLLQLDFPENNLTGNIPKGFGNLRNLLWLNVNRNHLGYGKHDDLDFVNSLTNCSSLKMLHLGDNQFVGTLPHSIVNLSSQIQRLLIFGNRIGGSIPREISNLVNLNLLDMSNSNLTGGIPDSVGRLTNLGSLNLGSNLLTGVIPSSIGNLTALVYLYLPRNKLEGNIPSTLGIPSTLGKCNQLLRLDISDNHLTGTIPQQLIALSSLT